The DNA region GGGCCGGTGGGGGTGGCGGCGGCAACCTGGTCGGATCCCTGCGGGGCACCGACCGGGCCGCCGCGAAGGCACACGCCGCCGCCCGCGCCGCCGCCGGCAAGATCAGCGACCCGAAGCTGCGCAAGGCACTGCTAGCGCAGGTCGAGTCCGCGCAGCGGCAGTACGCCGCCGCCGCGCGCGCCGCCGACCAGGCGGTACGTGAGGTGCAGCGCGGGGTACGCAGTCTCAACTCCGCAGTCGGGGCCCTGGCCACCGCCCAACGCCTCCAGGCCCAGCAGGCGTACGACCTGGCCAAGGCGACCGTGGACGCGCTGACCCTGCGGGCACCGATCGCCGGGGTGGTCCAGCCCGGCGGGGTCAGCTCCGGGGACGCCTCCGCCAGCGCCCTGGCGGGGCTGCTCGGCGGCGGGGGAGTCCTGCCGCCCGGCCTCGAACCGAGCGCGCTGGGTGCCCCGGCGGCCGGTCCGCCCGCCGGGGTGGACACGGCCGTCCCGGTCGGCGGTCGGGTGACCGCCGGAACCCCGGTGCTGACCGTGGTGGACACCGGCGAACTGGGGCTGCTGGCCGAGGTGGACGAGACCGACGTGCTGCTGGTCCAGGCCGGTCTTTCCGGCACGGTCGAGTTGGACGCCGTCCCCGGTGCCAGCTACCCGGCCACCGTCCGCTCAATCGACGTACTGCCCAGCACCTCGGCCCGGGGCGGGGTCAGTTACCGGGTCCGGCTCTCTCTGGGGGCGGGTCAGTTCGGTGAGGCCGAACCGGCACCGACCCCCCGCCCCGGGATGAACGCGGTGCTGCGGTTGCAGGTCCGCGAGGCCAGCGACGCGGTGACCGTACCCGCCTCCGCGATCTTCTCCGCCGACGGCCGGGACACCGTCTGGGTGGTACGCGAGGGCCGGGTGGGACGGGCCTCGGTCACGGTAGGGGTGCAGGGTCAGGATCTGGTGCAGATCGTCGACGGGGTGCAGCCCGGTGACCGGGTGGTGGTGCGCGGCACCGACCAGGTGCGCGACGGCCAGGAGGTCGGGTGAACCCCGCCATCGAGGCGGTAGAGGTGTCCCGGACGTACCAGCTCGACGGGGTGTCCGTACCGGCCCTGCGGGGGGTGACCCTGACCGTGGCGTCCGGTGACTACGTGGCGTTGATCGGGCCCTCCGGGTCCGGGAAGTCCACCCTGATGCATCTGCTCGGGGGCCTGGACCGGCCGACCGGAGGGCGACTGGTGATCGGTGGGCGGGAGGTGGGGACCCTGTCCGCCCCCGAGTTGGCCCGACTGCGCAACGAGACCATCGGCTTCGTCTTCCAGGCCTTCCACCTGCTGCCGCGTACCACCGCGGTGGACAACGTGGCCCTGCCGCTGGTGTACCGGGGGGTCAGCGCCCGTCAGCGGCGGGCGCGGGCCGCGGCCATGCTGGAACGGGTCGGCCTGGGGCACCGCCTGGACCACCGTCCCAACCAGCTCTCCGGCGGCGAGCAGCAGCGGGTGGCGATCGCCCGTGCCCTGGTCACCGACCCGACCGTGCTGCTGGCCGACGAGCCGACCGGCAACCTGGACAGCACCACCGGGGCCGCCGTACTGGAGCTGCTGGAGCGGCTGAACGCCGAGTCCGGGGTGGCGTTGGTGATGGTCACCCACGACTCGGAGGTGGCCGCCCGGGCCCGCCGCCGGATCACCATGCGCGACGGCGTCGTCGTAGCCGACAGCGCCGTGGCCGGCACTCCCGGTGTCGCCGCGTCGGGTGGGGGCGCCTCGTGAGGCTGGCCGAGGCGTGGCGGGTGGCGGCGGACGCGCTGCGGGCCAACCGGATGCGCAGCCTGCTGACCATGCTAGGGGTGATCATCGGGGTCGCCTCCGTGGTGCTGCTGGTGGCGATCGGCACCGGCACCAAACAGACCGTCGAACAGCAGGTCGAGGGGTTGGGCTCGAACCTGCTGCTGGTCGTACCGGGGCGGCTGGACGTGGGCTCGGCCCCGGCGGTCTCCCCGCTGACCCTGCAGGACGCGGAGGCCGTCGGCCGGGTGGTCGGCGACCCTTCCCGGGTGGCCGTGACGGTGGCCTCCGGGGCCACTGTCCGGGCCGGTGGCCGGCAGGATTTCACCACCGTGCAGGGGGTGCTGGAGACCACCCCGACGGTCTTCGCCCGGGACCTGGCCCGGGGTCGCTACCTGACCCGATCCGACGTGGACACCGGCCGCCGGGTCGCCGTTCTGGGTGACTCCGTCGCCCGGATCCTCTTCCCCGACCGGGAGGCCGTCGGGCAGCAGGTGAACCTGGCCGGGGTGCGGTTCCGGGTGATCGGGGTGTTCACCCCGCTCGGGCAGAGCCTCGGGGTCGACCGGGACGACGAGGTGCACATCCCGGTGACCGCCGCCCAGCGGCTGTACGGCACCCAGCGGGTGGACGCGATCGCGGTGCGGGCACCGGACCGGGACCGGATCGAGGAACTCGGCCAGCGGATCGTGACCGAGTTGAACGGTCGGCACCCGGGTACGGAGTTCAGTGCCGTCACCCAGGAGCAGATCCTCGGCGTCCTCGGCGACATCCTGGGCATCCTGACCGGGGTGCTGGCCGCCATCGCCGGCATCTCGCTGCTGGTCGGCGGGGTGGGGGTCTCCAACATCATGCTCGTCTCGGTACGCGAACGGACCCGGGAGATCGGCCTGCGCAAGGCGGTCGGCGCCCGCCCTCGGGACATCGGGGTGCAGTTCCTGCTGGAGGCGGTGCTGCTCACCTCGATCGGCGGGCTCACCGGAATGGCCCTGGGGGTGGGGGGAGCCCTGCTGGTGGCCGCCGTCTCGCCGATCCCGGCGGCGGTCACCTGGTGGTCGTTGGCGCTGGCCTTCGGCGTCTCGGCGGCGGTGGGGATCATCTTCGGGGTGGTACCCGCCCAACGGGCCGGCCGCCTGGACCCGGTGGTCGCCCTGCGGGCCGAGTGAACCCGCCGTGGCCGAAGATGATCACCGTCGGCAATTCGGGCACACGCCACCCGACCAGGGGTTTTCCACCGACCATCCGGTTCCGGATCGTGATCAGTTGCAGGAAGGGATCGCGCCGGTCACAGCCGTCCCGCTACCGTACTGGTAACACGCGCGTCGCCGGCCGCGCGGGAGGACCCGTGGGGCGGCACGCGCAGGGCATGGGATGGGTCGGGTGAGCCATGGCCGGGTCACCGTCCGACGGTCGGCTGTCGGATGTCAAGTTCCTGACCGTCGCCGAGGTGGCGACCGTCATGCGAGTGTCGAAGATGACGGTCTACCGTCTCGTGCACAGCGGTGAGTTGGCCGCTGTGCGGGTCGGCAGGTCGTTCCGGGTGCCGGAGCACGCCGTGCACGAGTACCTCCGTGGCGCCTTCCAGGAGACCGCCTGATCCGGGTGTCAGACCGTCCGGACAGGGCCCGGTAACCGGCATCGACCGGGGGCGCGTTGGTCCGGATGACGTGGTCCCGCTACGCTGGACAGCGATCGTGACCGTTGGTGCGCCCGCCGCCCACCCCGCCGGTCCGGTCCGTTGTCCGTAAGCGGTCGCCGACGTCACCGGTTCGTGGCGTCTTCCGGTCGCGCCGCATGTTGCATCGAAAGGCTTTCGTATGGGCTCGGTGGTCAAGAAGCGCCGCAAGCGCATGGCTAAGAAGAAGCACCGCAAGCTGCTGCGCAAGACCCGCGTCCAGCGTCGCCGTCTCGGCAAGTGACGGATGCCGGGCGCTGCCCGGCCTTCGCCGCTTGCCAACTGTCGACCCTCGGAGGCCCAGGTGATCAGGCCGTGGCTGTCCCGGCTCGGTCCCAGCCGCCGGGGTAGGTGCGAGACATGACCCCCGGTGGCTCATCGAGCCTCCCGGGGGTCGTCGTCGTGACCGGGGTCAGCCGATACCTCGGTGCCCATGTCGCCGCCCGGCTGGCTGCCGACCCCCGCATCGAGCGGGTCATCGGCATCGACCTGCCCGACCCGAGTCCGGAGGTCGCCGGCCTGCTGGAGCAGGTGGAGCGGATCCGGGTGGACGCGGGTTCGGTGGGTGGACTCCTCGCCGACCTGGATGTCGACACGGTGGTGCATCTGGCCCTGGTCAGCGCCCCGGATCACCAGCAGGGCGGCCGGTCGGCGATGAAGGAACAGAACGTCATCGGCACCATGCAGCTGCTCGCCGCCTGCCAGCGGGCACCCCGGCTACGCAAGCTCGTGGTCCGGTCCTCGACCGCGGCGTACGGGGCCTCCTTCCGGGACCCGGCGGTCTTCACCGAGGAGACCGAGCCCCGTGAGGTGCCGCGCGGCGGCTTCGGCCGGGACATCCTCGACATCGAGGGCTACGTGCGTGGCTTCCGGCGACGGCGGCCCGATGTCACCGCCACGGTGCTGCGGTTCGCCCCGTTCATCGGGTCGACGGCCGACACCACCCTGACCCGCTACTTCTCGCTGCCGGTGGTGCCCACCATCCTCGGCCGGGACGCCCGGTTGCAGTTCCTGCACTTCGACGACGCCCTTGAGGTGATTCACCGCTCGGTGACCGAGGAGCATCCGGGCACGTACAACGTCGCCGGTCCGGGGGTGCTCGCGATGTCCCAGGCGATCCGCCGGGCCGGCCGGCTGGCCGTGCCGATCCTGGAACCGGGCCTGTCCGGGGCCGCGGCCCTGGCCCGGACCATGGGGCTGGGTCGCTACGGCCTGGACCAGGTGGACCTGCTCGTGCACGGCCGAGTGGTGGACACCGCCCGCCTGGAGCGGGAGTACGGCTTCACCCCCCGATCCACCGCGGCCGCCTTCGACGACTTCATCCGGGCCCACCACGGGCGGTCCGTGGTGACGCGCGAGCAACTGGCCGCCGCCGAGCAACTCGTGCTGGAACAGATCCGGCGGGTGCGTGCGGCCGTGCGGGAGCAGCAGTGAGCGAGTTGGAGATGCGCAGCGACGACGAAACGCGCCCGGACAACCCCTCCCCGGCGGTCGACCCTGCCCGGCACAACGGGCACCACCCGGCGCCCCGGCAGCCGGCGGTGCCGGAGAGCCCCGGGGACCTCTGGGACCGGCGGATCGCGGGCGGACTGGCCTTCCTGCGTCGGCGGCTGGCCGGCGACTACGAGGTGGACGAGTTCGGCTTCGATCCGGAGTTGACCGAGGCGGTCTTCCATCCGCTGCTGCGTCGGCTCTACCGGGACTGGTTCCGTACCGAGGTCACCGGCCTGGAGCACATCCCCGCCGAGGGGGCGGGCCTGGTGGTCGGCAACCACTCCGGCACGGTGGCGTTGGACGCCCTGATCCTCTCCACCGCCCTGCACCACGAGCACCCCGCCCACCGCTACCTGCGGCTGCTCGGTGCCGACCTGGTCTTCCGGATGCCGGTGGTCTCCGAGATCGCCCGCAAGACCGGGGGCACCATGGCCTGCAACCCGGACGCCGAACGGCTGCTGCGCGGCGGTGAACTGGTCGGGGTCTTCCCGGAGGGCTTCAAGGGCATCGGCAAGCTGTACGCGGAGCGTTACAAGCTGCAACGCTTCGGCCGAGGGGGTTTCGTCTCGGCGGCCCTGCGTACCGGCACCCCGATCATCCCGGTGGCGATCGTCGGTGGCGAGGAGATCTACCCGATGCTCGCCGACCTGAAGCCTTTGGCCCGGCTGCTGAAGCTGCCCTACTTCCCGGTGACCCCGACCTTCCCCTGGCTGGGACCGCTGGGCATGGTGCCGCTGCCGAGCAAGTGGCTGATCGAGTTCTGCCCGCCGATCCCCACCGCACACCTGGTCGACTCCGCGGACGACCCCCTGGTCGTGTTCAACCTCGCCGACCAGGTACGCGAGACCATCCAGCAGACCCTGCACGAACTCCTCGAACGCCGCCCGGACCCCTTCGGCCCCTAGCCGTCGGCCAGGGTCAGCGGACGGGGCGCCGTTCCCCGGGGCTGCGCTCGCCACGGCGACGGCGCTGCAACGCCATGCCGGCCGTGACCGCTCCGGCCACCAGCCCGGCAGCGGCCGTGGAGGGCACAGCGATCTTGACGGCCCGGCGGCCGGTGCGGAAGTCGCGTACCTCCCAACCGCGCTGGCGTGCCTGACGCAGCAGGGCGGTATCCGGATTGACCGCTACCGCCCGGCCCACCGCCGACAGCATCGGCAGATCGTTGGCCGAGTCGCTGTAGGCGCTGCAGAGGCTGAGGTCCAGCCCTTCCACGGCCGCCAGGGCGGTGACCGCCTCGGCCTTGACCGGCCCGTGCATCAGGTCACCGACCAACCTGCCGGTGTACGCCCCGTCGACCACCTCGGCGACCGTCCCGATCGCCCCGGTCAGGTTCAGTCGGGTGGCGATCACCCGGCCGATCTCCACCGGGGCGGCGCTGACCAGCCAGACCCGTTCACCGGCGTCCAGGTGGCCCTGCGCCAGCCGCCGGGTCCCCGCCCAGATCCGGGGGGCCATCAGCTCGTCGAAGATCTCCTCCGCCAGGCGTTCGATCTCCTCGACCCGCCAGCCCTCGATGAAGGCCAGGGCGGCCTCCTTGGCCTGTGACATGTCCCCGGCGTGCTCGCGGGCCAGCAGCCGGAAGCGGAGCTGTTGCCAGGCGAACCGGGCCAGATCCGCCGTGGTGAAGTAGTTGCGGGCGGCCAGACCGCGGGCGAACCAGTAGATCGAGGCGCCCTGCATCATCGTGTTGTCCACGTCGAAGAAGGCTGCGGCCCGTGGGTCCGGCGCTACCGGGGGAGCCGGCTCGGTCTCGGCCCAACCTGTGGTGTGCCCGTGCACATCCGTGCTGACGGTCACCTTCCGGTTGCGCGCCACCGACGCCCCCTCACCTCGTCCGGATCTCTGCTGCCCTTCCGCGAGGGTAACCGCCGGTCGCGGTGCCGACCGGGGGAGTCGCCCGGCCGGGAGGTGTCACACACTGTTCAGGCGCAGGTGCCGGGCAGGGGGCCCAGGCTGTCGCTGCCGGTGCCGACCGGCTGGCCGCAGGCGATCGTGGTACGCAGGGCCTCGGCGCGTTCGGTCACCGAAGCCAACAGCAGCAGGGACCGGGCGGTCCGCTCCCGGTCGGCACGGGACCCGTTGTCCAGCAGGGCGTTGAGGGCCCGTCGCTGCCGGACCAGGAAGGCGTCCACCGCGTCCAGCGCCGCCGGATCGGAGCGCTGCGCCGCGGCCTCGGTCAGCAGGCGTACGCCCTGCCGGGTGTCGGCGTCCATGTCATCCAGCACCGCGCGGTAACCGGACCGGCTGCCCTCCAGGGCGGAGGCTTCGGCCAGCCGGGTACGGGCGAAGTCCAGGAAGAGCTGCCCCCGGCTGATCTCGGAGCTGGCCAGCGCGAGCTGGGCCCGCTCGGTGCTGCGCTTCATGCCGTACAGTGCGTCGCCGGGCACGGCGTTCTCGCTGGCGGCGGAGATGCCGGAGACCGCGATGGCACCGGCCGCGATGCCGACCAGGATGGCACCCCGGGCGCGAGCCCGACGTGCGGTGACGGCCGGTAGCAGGGCCCGGTTGGTGCTGACCTTCTCGGCCGGGGCGGTGATGCCCTCGCGCTCGGCGGTGGCCACCAACATGGCCCGCAGGCCGGTCCGGAAATCCGGATCCACCTCGGGCGTCGGCGGGTCGGCGCTCAACTGCCGACCCAGCCCCACCAGGGGCGTCAGCTGGTCGTCGAGTCGGGAGCGGACGTGATGGCGTCGGCCACCGTTCGCTTCGTCGAGTAGCTGCGCGAAGCGCTCGGCGCGCCGTCGGGAGAAGAGGGTGTCGTCCACCGCGGCACCTCCTCTCGCTGGGCGCGGCCGGTCGGCCGCGATCGCCACCAGCGACCGATGAGCGCGTGACATCACGGCGAACTCGCCGGCGTCGTTGCCCGTCGTCCGTAGCCCGAGGCCAGGCTGTCACCGGTCGCACCCGGAGAAACGCGCCGTGCCGGGGTGGGGTTACGGGCCGGCCGGAGTCGGAAATCACCCAAAGTGATGGCGGTGAGTCCCGGGTCGGGACCGGCGTCGGCCGGGTGGCCGGCCGGTCTGCGCCGGGCCGGTCACGCCTGGAAACCGTCCGGCAGCAGCCGGGCCAGCGCGCGGACCGCACGGTACTGGAGGGCCTTGATCGCCCCCTCGTTCTTGCCCATCGCCCGAGCCGTCTCGGCCACCGAGAACCCCTGGAGGAAGCGCAGCACTATGCACTCCTGCTGCTCGGGGTTGAGCCGTTTGACGGCGGTCAGCAGGGCGACATTGGTGATGTGTTCCACCACGGCCGCCTCCGGGCTGCCCTCCGGGCCACGATCCTCCCGGTCGGCGTCGAGCACGTCACCGGTGGTCACCTCCAACCGGTACCGACCCGACTTGAAGTGGTCGGCGACCAGGTTGCGGGCGATGGTGACCAGCCAGGCTCCCAGGTCACGGCCCTGCCAGGTGAAGCTGCCGATGCGCTTGAGGGCCCGCAGGAAGGTGTCCGAGGTGAGGTCCTCGGCGAGTTGCCGGTTGCCGACCCGGAAGTAGACGAAGCGGAAGACGGTGTCGACATAGCGGTCGTAGATCAACCCGAAGGCCTCGGCCTCCCCGGCCTGGGCCCGTTCCACCAGGGCCCACACCTCCGTGGCCGGATCGGAGGGATCCGGGCGACTCGGGTACCCGGTGGAGGTGTCCACCGGGGCGGTCACCGCGGGGATCACCGCCGTCTCGGCCGTCGGCAGGTCGGCCACCGGGGTGTCACCGCCGCTGCGCCGGGCCTGGGCCGGCATGGTCGGTCGGCTCGGGGTGGCCACCCCGCCGCCGGCCGGCATCGCGTTGGCCCCGGGCGCCGCTGGTCGGTGTGGTGGTTCGTTCGGGTGTGGTCGGTTGCCGTACCGGCGCGTGGTGCTCTCACCTCGGCTGGCCAGGTTGCCCGTCGTGCTCTGCGGAGCGTGGGCGGCCCCGCGCTCGTTCACCGGGACCCGCGCCGCCGGACCGGTGAGGCCCGTCGGACGGTGCGCGAAACCGAAGGTGGTCATCGGCCCACCTCCATTCCATCGCAGACGAGGACGTCGGCGGTGGCCGGTTGACCGGCCGGATCACCGCCGGACAGGTCGACTCCGGGGCGTGCCGACTTGCGGCAGTACCCCTTGAGGTGCTGGTCCAATGCGCTGACGGGCACGGGGGCCTCCTCGGGCTGAGGGGTGTCGACTCACGGCAAATGGGGTGAGCCGACCCGAGTGATGATAGGGCCAACGTCACCCGCGCGTGGCAAGTCCGTTACACAGGGCCAAAGTATTTCCCGACGTGTCGCACCCCTGCCGGACCGGTTGTCCGTCGAGTGTGGTTGACAATCGCCGGTCCACCTGATCTGAAGCAGTTGTGCAGGTCAGGTCGATGATGGAGGGTGCCGCCAGGCGTTACCGCGGGGGTTGGGTAGGGCCGGTCGGCCTTCCTAGTCCGGGTGAGCTCGACGCCGCTGCGCGTACCCTCGGTGACGTTCACAGGTTCCGTCAACGGGACTGTCGCGCTTGCGGCAACCGGGTCGATGAGTGCACCCGGGGACCGATCGCCGGCCGCGCGCGTAACCTGGCGAGGTTGGCGTGCCCGACCGAGGTCGGACCGAGCAGCCGACATCACCCCGGCACGACGGAGGAGACCGATGCCTGAGCCCCGCCTGATGCTGATCACCCGCCCCGGCTGTCACCTGTGCGAGGACGCCAAAGCAGCGCTGGACCGGGTGGTCGCGGTCACCGGCGACCAGTGGACCGAGCGGGACGTCAGCGGTGACATCGAGCTGGAGCGCGAGTACGGCGACCGGCTGCCGGTGGTGCTGCTCGACGGCAAGGAGCACGGTTACTGGCGGGTCGAGGAGGAACGGTTGCTGCGTGACCTGACCACGCCGCAGCTCTGACGGGGGCCCGACGAGGGGGAGCGCCGATAGAGTGCGGCGATGACCCCTTCGCACCCCCACCTGGTCTGGGACTGGAACGGGACCCTGCTGGACGATCTGAGTCTCGTGGTGGCCTGCACCAATACCGTCTTCACCCGCGAGGGCGGGCCGACGGTGACCGCGGAGGAGCACCGGGTCCGGTTTCGTCGACCGATCGCCGACTACTACGCCGAGGTGCTCGGTAGGGCGGTGGACGACGAGGCCTTCGGCCGACTGGACCGGATCTTCCATGAGGCGTACCGGCGGGGTCTGACCAGCTGTGCCCTCGCCCACGACGCGGTGGACGCGATGGCGGCCTGGCCGGGCAGTCAGTCCCTGCTGTCCATGTGGTTTCACGACGAGCTGGTGCCGACGGTGCAGACCTACGGCCTGACCGGCCGGTTCGCCCGGGTGGACGGCCTGCGGGCCACGGTCGGCGGCGACCGTAAGGCCGAGTCCCTGGTGCGGCACCTGGCCGAACTCGGCGTCGACGGCCGCTCGGTGGTGCTGATCGGCGACTCGCTCGACGACGCCGACGCGGCTCTCGCCGTCGGGGGCCGTGCGGTGCTCTATTCCGGCGGCTTCACGGACCGCTCCCGCCTGATCGCTTCCGGTCATCCGGTGGCCGAGACCCTGACCGAGGCGGTGACCCTCGCCACCACCCTGGCCGCCCCGGCGAGCTGATCATGAATTCCGTACGGCGACAACTACATGATCAACAAATTGGGTTGGGCCGATGGGGCGCGTGTAATTGGTCAGAGAAGTCGGGATTGAGGGATAATCGCGCAGGTGTTCCCGGGAAGCGGGAGCGAGCGTCGATCTTGTTGGGCGGAGGGGCTGGTGGGGACGGGGGGCGGAGCAGCAAGATCGCGATTTGTGCACGTCTTCACAAGCGCCTACTCTGTAATTCCGACGCGCCCTGCTAGCACAGCCGGCAACTCCGGTCGCCAGCGGGAGTCCCAAACGGCCGGCCCGTGGAGTTGGTCAAGGATCGCACCGCACGGAGTCTCATGAGTCAGCACCGTCACCCTGGCGCGCCCGGCCGCGCCGGTGCCGTACCGGCGCTTCCGGATCTTCCCGAGGCGACGGTCGCACGGCTCCCCGAGTACCTTCGTGCCCTGCACAACCTGGCTGAAACCGGTAACGAGACCGTCTCCAGTGAGGGGCTCGCCAACGCCGCCGGGGTCAACTCCGCCAAGCTCCGCAAGGACCTGTCCCACCTGGGCTCGTACGGCACCCGTGGGGTCGGCTACGACGTGGCCCTGCTGATCGAGCAGATCGAGTACGTGCTCGGGCTCACCCAACGTCGGGCGGTCGCCCTGGTCGGGGTGGGTAATCTCGGTCACGCCCTGGCCGGCTACGACGGCTTCGCCAGCCGTGGCTTCCGGATCGCCGCCCTGTTCGACGCCGATCCGGGTCGGGTCGGCGAGGAGATCCACGGGATGGTCGTCCGGCACATC from Micromonospora sp. NBC_01739 includes:
- a CDS encoding redox-sensing transcriptional repressor Rex; the protein is MSQHRHPGAPGRAGAVPALPDLPEATVARLPEYLRALHNLAETGNETVSSEGLANAAGVNSAKLRKDLSHLGSYGTRGVGYDVALLIEQIEYVLGLTQRRAVALVGVGNLGHALAGYDGFASRGFRIAALFDADPGRVGEEIHGMVVRHIEELPRVAAEESIAIGVIATPASAAQRVADQLVAVGVTGILNFAPCVLSVPDGVDVRKVDLAIELQILSFHEHRKASLTGLPRTGGSALTALPGGLAVTEGQEAIGT
- a CDS encoding HAD family hydrolase; translation: MARNRKVTVSTDVHGHTTGWAETEPAPPVAPDPRAAAFFDVDNTMMQGASIYWFARGLAARNYFTTADLARFAWQQLRFRLLAREHAGDMSQAKEAALAFIEGWRVEEIERLAEEIFDELMAPRIWAGTRRLAQGHLDAGERVWLVSAAPVEIGRVIATRLNLTGAIGTVAEVVDGAYTGRLVGDLMHGPVKAEAVTALAAVEGLDLSLCSAYSDSANDLPMLSAVGRAVAVNPDTALLRQARQRGWEVRDFRTGRRAVKIAVPSTAAAGLVAGAVTAGMALQRRRRGERSPGERRPVR
- a CDS encoding ABC transporter permease, which gives rise to MRLAEAWRVAADALRANRMRSLLTMLGVIIGVASVVLLVAIGTGTKQTVEQQVEGLGSNLLLVVPGRLDVGSAPAVSPLTLQDAEAVGRVVGDPSRVAVTVASGATVRAGGRQDFTTVQGVLETTPTVFARDLARGRYLTRSDVDTGRRVAVLGDSVARILFPDREAVGQQVNLAGVRFRVIGVFTPLGQSLGVDRDDEVHIPVTAAQRLYGTQRVDAIAVRAPDRDRIEELGQRIVTELNGRHPGTEFSAVTQEQILGVLGDILGILTGVLAAIAGISLLVGGVGVSNIMLVSVRERTREIGLRKAVGARPRDIGVQFLLEAVLLTSIGGLTGMALGVGGALLVAAVSPIPAAVTWWSLALAFGVSAAVGIIFGVVPAQRAGRLDPVVALRAE
- a CDS encoding NAD-dependent epimerase/dehydratase family protein, with the protein product MTPGGSSSLPGVVVVTGVSRYLGAHVAARLAADPRIERVIGIDLPDPSPEVAGLLEQVERIRVDAGSVGGLLADLDVDTVVHLALVSAPDHQQGGRSAMKEQNVIGTMQLLAACQRAPRLRKLVVRSSTAAYGASFRDPAVFTEETEPREVPRGGFGRDILDIEGYVRGFRRRRPDVTATVLRFAPFIGSTADTTLTRYFSLPVVPTILGRDARLQFLHFDDALEVIHRSVTEEHPGTYNVAGPGVLAMSQAIRRAGRLAVPILEPGLSGAAALARTMGLGRYGLDQVDLLVHGRVVDTARLEREYGFTPRSTAAAFDDFIRAHHGRSVVTREQLAAAEQLVLEQIRRVRAAVREQQ
- a CDS encoding ABC transporter ATP-binding protein, which gives rise to MNPAIEAVEVSRTYQLDGVSVPALRGVTLTVASGDYVALIGPSGSGKSTLMHLLGGLDRPTGGRLVIGGREVGTLSAPELARLRNETIGFVFQAFHLLPRTTAVDNVALPLVYRGVSARQRRARAAAMLERVGLGHRLDHRPNQLSGGEQQRVAIARALVTDPTVLLADEPTGNLDSTTGAAVLELLERLNAESGVALVMVTHDSEVAARARRRITMRDGVVVADSAVAGTPGVAASGGGAS
- a CDS encoding ECF subfamily RNA polymerase sigma factor, BldN family; amino-acid sequence: MTTFGFAHRPTGLTGPAARVPVNERGAAHAPQSTTGNLASRGESTTRRYGNRPHPNEPPHRPAAPGANAMPAGGGVATPSRPTMPAQARRSGGDTPVADLPTAETAVIPAVTAPVDTSTGYPSRPDPSDPATEVWALVERAQAGEAEAFGLIYDRYVDTVFRFVYFRVGNRQLAEDLTSDTFLRALKRIGSFTWQGRDLGAWLVTIARNLVADHFKSGRYRLEVTTGDVLDADREDRGPEGSPEAAVVEHITNVALLTAVKRLNPEQQECIVLRFLQGFSVAETARAMGKNEGAIKALQYRAVRALARLLPDGFQA
- a CDS encoding lysophospholipid acyltransferase family protein, coding for MSELEMRSDDETRPDNPSPAVDPARHNGHHPAPRQPAVPESPGDLWDRRIAGGLAFLRRRLAGDYEVDEFGFDPELTEAVFHPLLRRLYRDWFRTEVTGLEHIPAEGAGLVVGNHSGTVALDALILSTALHHEHPAHRYLRLLGADLVFRMPVVSEIARKTGGTMACNPDAERLLRGGELVGVFPEGFKGIGKLYAERYKLQRFGRGGFVSAALRTGTPIIPVAIVGGEEIYPMLADLKPLARLLKLPYFPVTPTFPWLGPLGMVPLPSKWLIEFCPPIPTAHLVDSADDPLVVFNLADQVRETIQQTLHELLERRPDPFGP
- a CDS encoding efflux RND transporter periplasmic adaptor subunit; translation: MRRHDSPRLLAATRPRLFTALLAVTVLTLTSAASCGEDEAPIALASAVRAAVAEEIDAPATVVARAAATLTAPADGTLRSLRVEPGQRVRRGQVLAVIDSPSARERLKQARKALDAAKRAGGGGGGNLVGSLRGTDRAAAKAHAAARAAAGKISDPKLRKALLAQVESAQRQYAAAARAADQAVREVQRGVRSLNSAVGALATAQRLQAQQAYDLAKATVDALTLRAPIAGVVQPGGVSSGDASASALAGLLGGGGVLPPGLEPSALGAPAAGPPAGVDTAVPVGGRVTAGTPVLTVVDTGELGLLAEVDETDVLLVQAGLSGTVELDAVPGASYPATVRSIDVLPSTSARGGVSYRVRLSLGAGQFGEAEPAPTPRPGMNAVLRLQVREASDAVTVPASAIFSADGRDTVWVVREGRVGRASVTVGVQGQDLVQIVDGVQPGDRVVVRGTDQVRDGQEVG
- a CDS encoding HAD family hydrolase; translation: MTPSHPHLVWDWNGTLLDDLSLVVACTNTVFTREGGPTVTAEEHRVRFRRPIADYYAEVLGRAVDDEAFGRLDRIFHEAYRRGLTSCALAHDAVDAMAAWPGSQSLLSMWFHDELVPTVQTYGLTGRFARVDGLRATVGGDRKAESLVRHLAELGVDGRSVVLIGDSLDDADAALAVGGRAVLYSGGFTDRSRLIASGHPVAETLTEAVTLATTLAAPAS
- a CDS encoding DUF5667 domain-containing protein; the protein is MDDTLFSRRRAERFAQLLDEANGGRRHHVRSRLDDQLTPLVGLGRQLSADPPTPEVDPDFRTGLRAMLVATAEREGITAPAEKVSTNRALLPAVTARRARARGAILVGIAAGAIAVSGISAASENAVPGDALYGMKRSTERAQLALASSEISRGQLFLDFARTRLAEASALEGSRSGYRAVLDDMDADTRQGVRLLTEAAAQRSDPAALDAVDAFLVRQRRALNALLDNGSRADRERTARSLLLLASVTERAEALRTTIACGQPVGTGSDSLGPLPGTCA
- a CDS encoding helix-turn-helix domain-containing protein translates to MAGSPSDGRLSDVKFLTVAEVATVMRVSKMTVYRLVHSGELAAVRVGRSFRVPEHAVHEYLRGAFQETA
- a CDS encoding 30S ribosomal protein bS22 is translated as MGSVVKKRRKRMAKKKHRKLLRKTRVQRRRLGK
- a CDS encoding glutaredoxin family protein, whose protein sequence is MPEPRLMLITRPGCHLCEDAKAALDRVVAVTGDQWTERDVSGDIELEREYGDRLPVVLLDGKEHGYWRVEEERLLRDLTTPQL